One window of the Cryptomeria japonica chromosome 7, Sugi_1.0, whole genome shotgun sequence genome contains the following:
- the LOC131072406 gene encoding uncharacterized protein LOC131072406 yields the protein MGYIYEGMDRAKEGIKSVYGGDESKYGPIWEIIDRRWHHQLHRPIHAAAYYLNPAFHFSPTFKANVEVLNGLYSIMEKMALAGSTQTKLIRELQLFSNAQGEIFSRPITKESRTTMMLDNWWRFFGPTTPNLQKLAIRILSQPCSASGCERNWSMFEHIHSKRRNRLSVEKMNDLVFVHYNLRLRMRKNALVDICPIILDEVDPDAEWATETNPVAVFSDDDIDWIDRVDIEAEVVAMAEEERRARAEIGDSEADSDTDVPDVGEHGMVSRGAAMAAESSRTYLRHLRRGPGPEGARSSKP from the exons atgggctacatatatgagggcatggatagggcaaaggagggcatcaaatccgtctatggaggagatgagagcaagtatggtcccatttgggagatcattgataggagatggcatcatcagcttcacaggcccatccatgcagcagcctattatctgaatccggcattccattTTAGCCCTACTTTCAAGGCtaatgtggaggtccttaatgggctatactcaatcatggagaagatggcactTGCTGGTTCTACTCAGACAAAGCTTAttcgagagctacagttgttctcaaatgcacaaggagagaTCTTCTCTCGTCCTATCAccaaagaaagtaggacaactatgatgctag ataattGGTGGAGATTTTTTGGCCCAACGACACCAAATCTTcaaaagttggccattcgcatcttgagccaaccatgcagcgcatctgGTTGTGaacgcaattggagtatgtttgagcacatacactccaagaggcgcaatagattatccgtggagaagatgaatgatctcgtctttgttcactacaacctccgcttgagaatgagaaagaatgcattagttgacatctgtcctatcattctagatgaggttgatcctgaTGCAGAGTGGGCCACTGAGACAAATCCTGTggctgtctttagtgatgatgacattgattggatcgaccgggtagatatagaggctgaggttgtagccatggcagaggaggagcggagagcacgagcagagataggagattcagaggcagatagtgacacagatgttcctgatgttggtgagcatggcatggtgtcacggggagcggctatggctgccgaatcatccaggacctaccttagacaccttcgTAGGGGGCCGGGGCCAGAGGGTGCACGCTCCTctaagccatag